A window of the Gossypium hirsutum isolate 1008001.06 chromosome A05, Gossypium_hirsutum_v2.1, whole genome shotgun sequence genome harbors these coding sequences:
- the LOC107958158 gene encoding MFP1 attachment factor 1: MLLCSFPPKQIRFFTLHPKQMADPESPTAKDSAAPTTEPHHTQTQVDDTAAKLSNLTFKIWPPTQRTRDAVLNRLVETLSSESVLSKRYGTIPKEEASAAAKLIEEEAFSVASASFSTDEDGIEILQMYSKEISKRMLDTVKARAAAATDSTPSGSAEVDSNNVGTAVSEEDSSSSVKAEDCV; this comes from the coding sequence ATGCTTCTCTGCTCTTTCCCTCCCAAACAAATCCGATTCTTCACTCTCCACCCCAAACAAATGGCTGATCCTGAATCCCCCACTGCTAAGGACTCTGCCGCACCAACCACGGAGCCCCACCACACCCAAACCCAAGTAGACGACACTGCCGCCAAACTCAGCAACCTCACCTTTAAAATTTGGCCCCCCACCCAACGAACTCGTGACGCTGTCCTCAACCGTCTCGTCGAGACGCTATCCTCCGAATCCGTCCTTTCCAAACGCTATGGAACCATCCCGAAGGAGGAGGCTTCCGCCGCGGCCAAGTTGATCGAGGAGGAGGCTTTCTCGGTCGCCAGCGCATCCTTCTCCACCGACGAGGACGGCATCGAGATCCTCCAGATGTATTCCAAGGAAATCAGCAAGCGTATGCTCGACACTGTCAAAGCCCGAGCTGCTGCTGCCACTGACTCCACTCCTTCAGGTTCGGCGGAGGTAGACTCGAATAACGTGGGAACTGCGGTTAGTGAGGAGGATTCGTCCTCGTCCGTCAAGGCTGAGGATTGTGTTTGA
- the LOC107958160 gene encoding cytochrome P450 81Q32 has translation MEVTTLFNIILCISIFLFALVFKSIVQKCPTPRNLPPSPPALPIIGHLHLLKEPFHRTLHQLSQKYGPILLLQFGTRKVLIVSSASAAEECFTKNDIIFANRPQMLAGKHLNYNYSTIGLAPYGDYWRNLKRLTTVELFSTSRLAMFAGIRQEEVQLLLKELFLASTRKPAKVELSSKLMDLVFNIILRMIAGKRYYGEDVVDKKAMEFQDIMKEATELHGSTNLNDFFPVLQWVDFQGVERKMKGTMKKLDKFLQFLLEEHREMRADSTHQSSGSSDASNKATKTTLIDVMLSLQQTEPEFYTDETIKGTILAVLGAGTETSSVSVQWAISLLLNHPEAMHKAWTEITAEVGQDKFLDETDLPKLNYLQSIISETMRLFPPAPLLLPHESSEDCVVCGYSVPQGTMLFVNAWTIQRDPKLWEEATRFMPERFEGGEEGGGCKLLPFGVGRRACPGANLGRKAVGLVIGSLIQSFEWNRIGEEEIDMREGTGLTMPKAEPLVALCSPRPGMVNLLSTI, from the exons ATGGAAGTAACAACTTTGTTCAACATCATACTCTGCATCTCCATTTTCCTCTTTGCATTAGTTTTCAAATCCATCGTACAAAAATGTCCAACTCCAAGAAATTTACCACCTAGCCCTCCAGCTTTGCCAATCATAGGCCATCTCCATCTTCTAAAAGAACCATTTCATCGAACTCTTCATCAACTTTCACAAAAATATGGCCCCATTCTCCTCCTTCAGTTCGGAACTCGTAAAGTCCTTATAGTCTCCTCAGCATCAGCAGCCGAAGAGTGCTTTACAAAAAATGATATCATCTTTGCAAATCGCCCTCAGATGCTTGCTGGCAAACACCTCAATTATAACTATTCTACTATAGGATTAGCACCCTATGGTGATTATTGGCGTAACCTTAAGCGTCTCACTACCGTGGAGCTCTTCTCCACAAGCCGGCTCGCCATGTTTGCCGGCATCCGGCAAGAGGAAGTGCAGTTATTGCTAAAGGAACTATTCCTGGCCTCCACCAGGAAACCGGCAAAGGTGGAACTTTCATCAAAGCTTATGGACCTTGTTTTCAATATTATTCTAAGGATGATTGCTGGAAAGCGATATTACGGTGAAGATGTAGTGGATAAAAAAGCCATGGAGTTTCAAGACATCATGAAAGAGGCCACGGAGCTCCATGGAAGCACAAATTTGAACGACTTTTTTCCTGTGCTTCAGTGGGTTGATTTCCAAGGTGTAGAGAGGAAGATGAAGGGAACCATGAAGAAACTTGACAAATTCCTACAGTTCCTTCTTGAAGAGCATAGAGAGATGAGGGCAGACTCAACCCATCAGTCTTCGGGTTCATCTGATGCGAGCAACAAAGCCACAAAAACAACTTTGATCGATGTCATGTTATCCTTGCAACAAACTGAACCGGAATTCTATACTGATGAAACCATAAAAGGAACTATATTG GCAGTGCTAGGTGCTGGAACAGAAACTTCATCCGTGAGCGTGCAATGGGCAATTTCACTTCTTCTTAATCACCCTGAAGCCATGCATAAAGCTTGGACTGAAATAACTGCTGAAGTGGGACAAGACAAGTTTTTAGATGAAACAGACCTGCCAAAGTTGAATTATCTACAATCCATTATTTCAGAAACTATGAGGTTATTTCCACCAGCACCATTGCTATTACCACATGAATCATCAGAAGATTGCGTGGTTTGTGGATATAGTGTACCACAAGGAACAATGTTATTTGTTAATGCGTGGACCATCCAAAGGGACCCTAAGCTTTGGGAGGAGGCCACAAGATTTATGCCAGAGAGATTTGAAGGTGGGGAAGAAGGTGGAGGGTGTAAACTACTTCCTTTTGGTGTGGGAAGGCGGGCTTGCCCTGGGGCTAATCTAGGCAGGAAAGCGGTAGGATTGGTAATTGGTTCCTTGATTCAGTCATTTGAGTGGAATAGAATTGGCGAGGAGGAAATCGATATGAGGGAAGGCACGGGGCTCACCATGCCGAAAGCTGAGCCCTTGGTAGCTTTGTGTAGTCCTCGCCCAGGCATGGTGAACCTCCTGTCCACAATCTGA